From the genome of Streptomyces sp. V1I1, one region includes:
- a CDS encoding DUF6114 domain-containing protein has protein sequence MSAESTGSRGFTYWRLRFRAWRGNRPFWAGLFTLLGGIPIAYLPYADLRLGNLTIAMATTAGAGSLIIGVLLMTLGLTMWFHAVVRVFAGVATIVLGLISIPVANIGGFLIGFLLSLIGGAMSISWAPAKPAAEPVKEVEPEGTPGPDGYAGDLDFPEPRADEGYDPNVTGTTAHANGGRNSAG, from the coding sequence ATGAGCGCCGAGTCCACTGGTTCCCGCGGATTCACCTACTGGCGGCTGCGCTTCCGCGCATGGCGTGGCAACCGGCCGTTCTGGGCAGGCCTGTTCACCCTGCTCGGTGGCATCCCGATCGCCTACTTGCCGTACGCCGACCTCCGGCTCGGCAATCTCACGATCGCCATGGCCACCACGGCGGGAGCGGGCTCGCTGATCATCGGCGTCCTGTTGATGACGCTCGGCCTGACGATGTGGTTCCACGCTGTCGTCCGGGTGTTCGCGGGTGTCGCCACCATCGTTCTCGGGCTGATCTCGATCCCGGTCGCGAACATCGGCGGGTTTCTGATCGGATTCCTGCTCTCCCTGATCGGTGGCGCGATGTCGATCTCTTGGGCACCCGCCAAGCCGGCGGCCGAGCCCGTCAAGGAGGTCGAGCCGGAAGGGACCCCGGGCCCGGACGGCTATGCGGGTGACCTGGACTTTCCCGAGCCGCGAGCTGACGAGGGATACGACCCGAACGTGACCGGAACGACTGCCCACGCCAACGGCGGGAGGAACAGTGCGGGGTGA
- a CDS encoding DUF6230 family protein has product MESVARGGTRWKRFALVMVPSVAATAAIGIGLAQGALAASFSISGQEFKVKAKSLTGTNFVQYGSVASGKTLDGKDFAAPVAVSGFKTATIVNMCQSVVTPNVPFIGSVSLELRAGQDENHPVTATDIYLDVSELKADAAFEDIDIGVAAGQLKDPGIQPGTRANPYGFAQRAKVAKLTGVEQKAWATTAGTFKLSGLQLKLHKGVKECF; this is encoded by the coding sequence ATGGAGTCTGTGGCTCGTGGCGGAACCAGATGGAAGCGGTTCGCCCTAGTCATGGTGCCGAGTGTGGCCGCAACGGCCGCGATAGGCATCGGCCTGGCACAGGGTGCGCTCGCCGCGTCCTTCAGCATTTCCGGCCAGGAATTCAAGGTCAAGGCCAAGAGCCTGACCGGCACCAACTTCGTTCAGTACGGCAGTGTGGCATCCGGTAAGACGCTGGACGGCAAGGACTTCGCGGCTCCGGTCGCGGTGTCCGGCTTCAAGACCGCCACCATCGTCAACATGTGCCAGTCGGTCGTCACTCCCAACGTGCCGTTCATCGGCAGCGTGAGTCTTGAGCTGAGGGCCGGTCAGGACGAGAACCACCCGGTCACGGCCACGGACATCTACCTGGATGTCTCGGAGCTCAAGGCGGACGCCGCGTTCGAGGACATCGACATCGGCGTGGCGGCGGGTCAGCTCAAGGACCCGGGCATTCAGCCCGGGACCAGGGCCAACCCGTACGGCTTCGCACAGCGCGCGAAGGTGGCGAAGCTGACCGGCGTGGAGCAGAAGGCGTGGGCGACCACGGCCGGCACGTTCAAGCTCAGCGGTCTGCAGCTGAAGCTTCACAAGGGCGTCAAGGAGTGCTTCTAG
- a CDS encoding tetratricopeptide repeat protein, giving the protein MQPRNMSMSGVVDLAAVKAASEAKVKAEQARAQAAREGGGGAVSPSSLVIDVDEAGFERDVLQRSTEVPVVIDFWAEWCEPCKQLSPLLERLAQEYSGRFVLAKIDVDANQMLMQQFGIQGIPAVFAVVAGQALPLFQGAAPEAQIRQTLDQLIQVAEERFGLTGITVSPDEAGVEASAAPVVPEGPYDALVEAAVQALDAGDFGGAVQAYKNVLSDDPGNTEAKLGLAQAELLARVQDLDPQKVRQEAADNPADVQAQIAAADLDLVGGHVEDAFGRLVETVRRTTGEDRDAARVRLLELFEVVGPEDPRVTAARSALARVLF; this is encoded by the coding sequence ATGCAGCCTAGGAACATGTCCATGAGCGGCGTCGTCGACCTCGCCGCTGTGAAGGCGGCCAGTGAGGCCAAGGTAAAGGCGGAGCAGGCCCGCGCCCAGGCCGCCCGCGAGGGCGGCGGCGGTGCCGTATCCCCTTCGAGTCTTGTGATCGACGTCGATGAGGCGGGCTTCGAGCGCGACGTCCTCCAGCGCTCCACCGAAGTCCCGGTCGTCATCGACTTCTGGGCCGAGTGGTGCGAGCCGTGCAAGCAGCTCAGCCCGCTGCTGGAGCGACTGGCGCAGGAGTACAGCGGCCGGTTCGTACTGGCCAAGATCGACGTCGATGCCAACCAGATGCTGATGCAGCAGTTCGGGATCCAGGGCATCCCGGCCGTCTTCGCGGTGGTGGCCGGCCAGGCCCTTCCGCTCTTCCAGGGCGCGGCCCCGGAGGCCCAGATCCGCCAGACGCTGGACCAGCTGATCCAGGTCGCCGAGGAGCGCTTCGGCCTCACCGGCATCACGGTCAGCCCGGACGAGGCGGGCGTCGAGGCTTCGGCCGCACCCGTCGTGCCCGAGGGTCCGTACGACGCCCTGGTGGAAGCGGCCGTACAGGCGCTGGACGCGGGCGACTTCGGCGGCGCGGTCCAGGCGTACAAGAACGTGCTGTCCGACGACCCCGGCAACACCGAGGCGAAGCTGGGCCTGGCCCAGGCCGAACTGCTCGCCCGCGTACAGGACCTGGACCCGCAGAAGGTGCGCCAGGAAGCGGCCGACAATCCGGCCGATGTACAGGCCCAGATCGCGGCGGCCGACCTGGATCTGGTCGGTGGTCATGTCGAGGACGCCTTCGGCCGACTGGTCGAGACGGTGCGCCGCACGACGGGCGAGGACCGCGACGCGGCACGGGTGCGGCTCCTCGAACTCTTCGAGGTGGTCGGCCCGGAGGACCCGAGGGTGACGGCGGCGCGCTCGGCGCTGGCGCGAGTGCTGTTCTGA